The Zobellia alginiliquefaciens genome contains a region encoding:
- the corA gene encoding magnesium/cobalt transporter CorA — protein MARRKPLNKIIPKRKSKFHKKKGKAPGTITYMGKREGGASVVNILEYNENNFREQTPGNIDEIAAHKDPPEISWVDVIGLSDETFIDKVGKRFGLNPLVLEDVVDTNQRPKIDEYEGYIFGVFKMLYINEEQQVVYEHVAMVMMENCVLVFQELEDDVFKGVRNRITSKSGRIRTRGADYLFFALLDAIVDNYFEVLEHLNEKIERLEEIVYDQPTPEVAQQIQEVKKEVLKIRRWIFPVKELISRLIDSENELITKDTKVFLRDALDHSMEINESIQIYREMSMSLMEMYMSNMSNKMNEVMKVLTIMASIFIPLSFVAGVYGMNFEHIPELHWEYGYYYFWGLMITLFIGMMIYFKRKHWL, from the coding sequence ATGGCCCGAAGAAAACCTTTGAATAAAATAATTCCTAAAAGAAAGTCAAAGTTCCATAAAAAAAAAGGTAAAGCCCCTGGAACTATTACTTACATGGGGAAAAGGGAAGGAGGAGCGTCCGTTGTAAATATTTTAGAATATAACGAGAATAATTTCAGAGAACAGACACCAGGAAATATTGATGAGATAGCCGCTCACAAAGATCCTCCTGAAATATCGTGGGTTGATGTCATTGGTTTAAGTGATGAAACCTTTATAGACAAAGTTGGTAAACGATTTGGTCTTAACCCGCTGGTGCTTGAAGATGTTGTAGATACCAATCAACGTCCTAAAATAGATGAATATGAAGGCTATATATTCGGGGTTTTTAAGATGTTGTATATCAATGAAGAGCAACAAGTGGTATATGAGCATGTAGCCATGGTAATGATGGAAAATTGTGTTCTTGTTTTTCAAGAGTTAGAAGATGATGTGTTCAAGGGCGTACGAAATAGAATTACTTCAAAATCTGGCCGAATACGCACACGAGGAGCTGATTATTTATTCTTTGCCTTATTGGATGCTATTGTAGATAACTATTTTGAAGTCTTGGAACACTTGAACGAGAAGATAGAACGTCTTGAAGAAATTGTCTATGACCAGCCTACACCAGAGGTTGCCCAGCAAATTCAGGAAGTGAAAAAAGAAGTGCTAAAAATTAGGAGGTGGATTTTCCCTGTAAAAGAATTGATCAGTAGATTAATAGATTCTGAAAACGAATTGATTACCAAAGATACCAAGGTGTTTTTACGCGATGCCCTAGATCATTCTATGGAAATCAATGAAAGTATACAGATTTACAGAGAAATGTCCATGAGCCTTATGGAGATGTACATGAGCAATATGAGTAATAAAATGAACGAAGTCATGAAAGTACTAACGATTATGGCTTCCATATTCATTCCTCTTTCATTTGTTGCCGGTGTCTATGGAATGAATTTTGAGCACATACCGGAGTTGCACTGGGAGTATGGTTACTATTATTTTTGGGGACTTATGATTACACTTTTTATAGGTATGATGATTTATTTTAAGAGAAAACATTGGCTTTGA
- a CDS encoding tRNA pseudouridine synthase A has protein sequence MQIARYCYLIRVQYLGFRYSGWQKQPGQKTIEVMLTKTLKFVLGNQKFKILGAGRTDAKVSALSMVFELFLDGEPLVDKDVFLSLFNKNLPPDIKALSISETNSSFNIIQDAKNKEYVYLFSSGEKNHPFCAPFLANILDPLNIEKMKIGAELFEGCHDFKTYTARLQENTKTERTILSCELKKNELLKANFFPKESYALHVSGKGFMRYQIRMIMGALIQLGKGDLTLTDIEDSLKPESTIKLTYVAPGSGLLLNQLEFESQEI, from the coding sequence ATGCAAATTGCTCGTTACTGTTATTTGATTCGAGTTCAGTATTTAGGTTTTCGCTACAGCGGATGGCAAAAACAACCTGGTCAAAAAACGATTGAGGTGATGTTGACTAAAACCTTAAAGTTTGTACTTGGAAATCAAAAGTTCAAAATTCTAGGCGCTGGTAGAACAGATGCCAAGGTTTCTGCATTATCTATGGTTTTTGAACTTTTTCTAGATGGAGAACCTTTGGTGGATAAAGATGTGTTTCTATCCTTGTTCAATAAAAACCTGCCACCGGATATAAAAGCATTGTCCATTTCAGAGACCAATAGTTCTTTTAATATTATTCAGGATGCAAAAAATAAGGAGTACGTATATTTGTTTTCTTCCGGAGAAAAGAACCATCCGTTTTGCGCCCCGTTTTTAGCCAATATTTTAGATCCGTTGAATATTGAAAAAATGAAAATAGGCGCCGAGCTTTTTGAAGGATGTCATGATTTTAAAACATACACCGCGCGGTTGCAAGAGAATACCAAAACTGAACGCACCATACTTTCTTGTGAACTAAAGAAAAACGAATTGTTAAAAGCAAACTTTTTCCCGAAGGAAAGCTATGCGTTACATGTTAGTGGAAAGGGATTTATGCGCTATCAAATACGTATGATAATGGGAGCGTTGATTCAATTGGGAAAAGGTGATTTGACCTTAACCGATATTGAAGACTCTCTAAAACCTGAAAGTACCATCAAACTTACTTATGTGGCCCCCGGTTCTGGGCTTTTACTGAATCAATTGGAATTTGAATCACAAGAAATATAA
- a CDS encoding NAD-dependent succinate-semialdehyde dehydrogenase — translation MKESINPYSGEKLFKFNELNSSELERKVKVANECYLNWKETTYSERAILMGNAAMELRNNKRKYGEIITKEMGKPITQAMAEIEKCAWACEYYAENAEEQLQDEIIETDAETSYVHYQPLGVVLAVMPWNYPFWQVFRFAAPNLMAGNVGILKHASNVMKSAEMIQEVFENAGFPEGCFQNLILSSDKIKSVIENHLVKAVTLTGSKPAGSSVASIAGEQIKKTVLELGGSNALVVFDDANLDETIETCATARFQNVGQSCIAGKRLLVHKSIAEQFTKLFMERVKRFKVGDPMEEDTYIGVMAREDLAKDLEKQVSDSVEMGAKVVLGGNRKGTYFEPTILSGVTADMPIFNEETFGPAIGITVFDSDDEAVELSNNSVFGLGVSIFTSDRCRAKNLIPKFNEGAVFVNELVKSDPRLPFGGIGISGYGRELSSHGIKEFVNKKTVYIK, via the coding sequence ATGAAGGAATCTATTAACCCATATAGCGGAGAAAAATTATTCAAGTTTAACGAATTGAACAGTAGTGAATTAGAAAGAAAGGTTAAAGTGGCGAATGAATGCTATCTTAATTGGAAAGAGACTACATATTCAGAACGGGCAATACTCATGGGTAACGCTGCCATGGAGCTCAGAAATAACAAAAGAAAATACGGAGAAATTATAACCAAAGAAATGGGTAAACCTATTACCCAAGCTATGGCCGAAATTGAAAAATGCGCTTGGGCCTGTGAGTACTACGCAGAAAATGCAGAAGAGCAGTTACAGGACGAAATTATAGAAACGGATGCCGAGACCAGTTATGTACACTATCAGCCCTTGGGTGTGGTTTTGGCGGTTATGCCTTGGAATTATCCGTTTTGGCAAGTTTTTCGTTTTGCGGCCCCTAATTTAATGGCAGGTAACGTGGGAATTTTAAAACATGCCTCAAACGTTATGAAATCCGCAGAAATGATTCAAGAGGTTTTTGAGAATGCGGGCTTCCCTGAAGGCTGTTTTCAAAATTTAATATTGAGTAGCGATAAAATAAAATCTGTAATAGAGAACCATTTGGTAAAAGCCGTAACCTTAACAGGAAGTAAGCCTGCGGGGTCTTCAGTTGCATCCATAGCCGGTGAACAAATTAAGAAAACAGTTCTGGAACTAGGGGGCAGTAATGCGTTGGTGGTATTTGATGACGCCAATTTGGATGAAACCATAGAGACCTGTGCTACAGCACGTTTTCAGAATGTTGGTCAAAGCTGTATAGCAGGTAAGCGCCTTTTGGTTCATAAAAGTATTGCAGAGCAGTTTACAAAGCTATTTATGGAAAGGGTGAAACGTTTTAAAGTCGGAGACCCTATGGAAGAAGACACCTATATTGGGGTAATGGCCAGAGAAGATTTAGCAAAAGACCTAGAAAAACAGGTGTCCGATTCCGTTGAAATGGGAGCGAAGGTCGTTTTGGGCGGGAATAGAAAGGGTACGTATTTTGAACCGACCATACTCTCCGGAGTTACTGCGGATATGCCTATTTTTAATGAAGAAACGTTTGGCCCAGCTATTGGAATTACTGTTTTTGACAGTGATGATGAGGCCGTTGAACTTTCTAACAATTCAGTTTTTGGTTTAGGTGTCAGTATATTTACTTCTGATAGATGTCGTGCTAAAAACCTTATTCCCAAGTTTAACGAAGGGGCTGTATTTGTTAATGAATTGGTGAAAAGTGACCCTAGATTGCCTTTTGGAGGGATTGGTATATCGGGATATGGGAGAGAACTGTCGTCACATGGAATTAAGGAGTTTGTGAACAAGAAAACGGTATACATAAAGTAG
- a CDS encoding DUF72 domain-containing protein produces MKFGKVDHPENIDFTLPEDHVATAGVLSKVDINQPLQISVGCAKWNRQDLKNFYPRGTKDELEYYSSQFNCIELNASFYRIFPAEQYTKWYDKTPEGFTFFPKISRDISHLRRLNEASLPIVDRYLENTSNLKEKLGTIFLQMHDNFGPKNWDRVVRFVEYWPKEFPLAMEFRHTDWFNEEKVSQELYHLLEENNIANIIVDTAGRRDVLHMRLTNNEAFIRYVGANHSSDYNRLEDWIEKLDSWKKQGLRNIHFFVHQNMELESPLLSAQFIDKLNKKWDTDLQIPKMLQDSSGKLF; encoded by the coding sequence ATGAAATTTGGAAAAGTAGACCATCCAGAAAATATTGATTTTACACTACCTGAGGACCATGTAGCTACTGCTGGAGTACTATCTAAGGTTGATATAAATCAACCTTTGCAAATTTCCGTAGGGTGTGCCAAATGGAACCGTCAAGATTTGAAGAATTTTTATCCGCGAGGAACAAAAGACGAGCTGGAATACTATAGCTCACAATTTAATTGCATAGAATTGAATGCAAGTTTCTATCGCATATTTCCTGCCGAACAGTACACCAAATGGTATGATAAAACCCCGGAGGGGTTCACATTTTTTCCAAAAATCTCTAGAGATATCAGCCACCTTAGACGTTTGAACGAAGCCTCTCTGCCCATTGTAGATAGGTATTTGGAAAACACCTCAAACCTAAAAGAGAAATTAGGGACTATCTTTTTACAAATGCACGATAATTTTGGGCCAAAGAACTGGGATAGGGTGGTGCGCTTTGTAGAATATTGGCCCAAAGAGTTTCCTTTAGCTATGGAATTTAGACATACGGATTGGTTCAACGAAGAAAAAGTAAGTCAAGAACTGTATCACCTTTTAGAAGAAAACAACATAGCCAATATAATTGTGGATACGGCAGGGCGCAGGGATGTGTTACATATGCGCCTTACCAACAACGAAGCTTTTATTCGTTATGTGGGCGCCAATCATAGTAGTGATTACAACCGGTTGGAAGATTGGATTGAAAAACTGGATAGTTGGAAAAAGCAGGGGTTAAGAAACATTCATTTCTTCGTGCATCAAAATATGGAATTGGAGTCCCCTTTATTATCGGCACAATTTATTGACAAATTGAATAAAAAATGGGACACAGACCTTCAAATTCCGAAAATGCTTCAAGATTCTTCGGGTAAACTATTTTAG
- a CDS encoding acyl-CoA thioesterase — protein MRFHSRKWVKPGDLNANETLFGGRVLAWIDEEAALYSIIQLENKKVVTKYMSEINFMSSAVKGDIVEIGIEVVKFGKSSLTLNCEVRNKMTHETIVTVDNIIMVNLDDDGKPKPHGKTKIEYVVDRLATED, from the coding sequence ATGAGATTTCATTCTAGGAAATGGGTTAAACCCGGAGATTTAAATGCTAACGAGACCTTATTTGGAGGTCGTGTATTGGCGTGGATAGATGAAGAAGCTGCGCTATACAGCATTATTCAATTAGAAAACAAAAAAGTTGTCACCAAGTACATGTCGGAAATCAATTTTATGAGTTCTGCTGTAAAAGGTGACATTGTAGAAATTGGTATTGAAGTTGTAAAATTTGGCAAATCTTCACTAACCTTAAACTGTGAAGTCAGAAATAAAATGACTCACGAAACCATTGTTACCGTAGATAACATTATTATGGTAAATCTAGATGATGATGGCAAACCTAAGCCTCACGGAAAAACTAAAATTGAATATGTGGTAGACCGTTTGGCTACAGAGGATTAA
- a CDS encoding DUF2461 domain-containing protein has protein sequence MLDPIITKETLNFLIQLKKNNNREWFTENKTEFKRHEQHVKAFFEDVATKLGTHDEIEKTKMFRIYRDVRFSKDKTPYKAHLAGSFSRAGAQRRGGYYIHIKPGESFLATGFWNPSKEDLLRIRKELEQDASEMREIISQEHFKEAWGDLQGDELKTAPKGFDKAHKDIDLIKKKQFIFTRKFTDNQVLSPNFVSEINDTFAAIRPFFDYMSDVLTTNLNGESLLE, from the coding sequence ATGTTAGATCCCATAATTACGAAAGAAACACTCAATTTTTTAATTCAGCTTAAAAAGAATAACAATAGAGAATGGTTTACGGAAAATAAAACGGAGTTTAAACGTCATGAACAGCACGTTAAAGCTTTTTTTGAAGATGTTGCAACCAAACTTGGTACTCATGATGAAATTGAAAAAACTAAGATGTTCCGGATTTATAGGGATGTTCGGTTTTCCAAGGATAAAACTCCTTACAAAGCACATCTAGCAGGTTCTTTTTCTCGTGCAGGTGCCCAAAGGCGTGGCGGTTACTATATACATATAAAGCCGGGAGAATCGTTCTTAGCAACAGGTTTTTGGAATCCGAGCAAAGAGGATTTGCTCCGGATTCGGAAAGAATTGGAACAAGATGCTTCAGAAATGCGGGAAATTATCTCGCAAGAGCATTTTAAGGAAGCTTGGGGTGATTTACAGGGCGATGAACTGAAAACCGCACCCAAAGGTTTTGATAAAGCTCATAAGGATATTGACTTAATTAAAAAAAAGCAATTCATTTTTACCCGAAAGTTTACCGATAATCAAGTATTATCTCCAAACTTCGTTAGCGAAATTAATGACACGTTTGCAGCCATCAGACCTTTTTTTGATTATATGAGTGATGTGCTAACGACAAATTTAAACGGAGAATCGCTTTTAGAGTAA
- a CDS encoding T9SS type A sorting domain-containing protein, producing the protein MERKLLFNLNANNRSLLYWSALLLTLVMFFMSPTILANDTTEASEGGEISGGPFMFCVGDNYPDHVSGVEVSGNNGENSQWVVTDEAGTILGLPPNPEAVDFDGAGPGTCLIWHLSYTDGLAGLAGGMNISGLEGEFNFSNSVTVYRNQPDGGTLTGGPFEFYVDGSPDMVSGIAVTGKRSGKNSTFVITDEAGKILGIPPSMAAVEGVDFDGAGAGTCLIWHLRYEDGLQGAEMGLNANDLVGCYDLSNPIEVVRKEKMVVNAGELSGGPFYFCVDGIEDMVSGITMDGDAVGTNSSFVITDDTGKILGLPPTMEALEGVNFDGAGAGTCLIWYLKYEDGLEGAEMGLNAHNLKGNFDLSNSIMVVRTETDAGTLTGGPFEFYVDGTPDMVSGIAVTGKRSGKNSTFVITDEAGKILGIPPSMGAVEGVDFDGAGAGTCLIWHLRYEDGLQGAEMGLNANDLVGCYDLSNPIEVVRKEKMVVNAGELSGGPFYFCVDGIEDMVSGITMDGDAVGTNSSFVITDDTGKILGLPPTIEALEGVNFDGAGAGTCLIWYLKYEDGLEGAEMGMNAHDLKGNFDLSNSIMVVRTETDAGTLTGGPFEFYVDGTPDMVSGIAVTGKRSGKNSTFVITDEAGKILGIPPSMAAVEGVDFDGAGAGTCLIWHLRYEDGLQGAEMGLNTNDLVGCYDLSNPIEVVRKEIPVTETTSKAYPIPASDVLTVSLPEFTAPNVAVSLFDVAGNPVKTEMSSVEDKQIALNVQSVPGGLYLLRISQPNGKTITKKIVIK; encoded by the coding sequence ATGGAAAGAAAACTACTTTTTAATTTGAATGCGAACAACAGATCACTTTTGTATTGGTCTGCACTCTTGCTGACTTTAGTGATGTTTTTCATGTCACCAACAATTTTAGCAAATGATACTACTGAAGCATCCGAAGGGGGAGAAATTAGCGGAGGTCCTTTTATGTTTTGCGTTGGAGATAATTATCCAGACCACGTTTCCGGGGTAGAAGTCTCTGGAAATAACGGAGAAAACTCACAATGGGTCGTAACTGACGAAGCAGGTACTATATTAGGATTGCCACCAAATCCGGAAGCAGTAGATTTTGATGGCGCAGGACCCGGTACTTGTTTGATATGGCATTTGAGCTATACCGATGGATTGGCAGGCTTGGCAGGTGGCATGAATATTTCTGGGTTGGAAGGTGAATTCAATTTTTCCAATTCTGTTACGGTGTATCGGAACCAACCGGACGGAGGTACATTAACAGGAGGCCCATTTGAGTTTTATGTAGACGGTTCTCCGGATATGGTCAGCGGAATCGCCGTTACGGGAAAACGTTCAGGCAAGAACAGCACATTTGTCATTACCGATGAAGCTGGGAAGATATTGGGAATACCGCCATCCATGGCCGCAGTTGAAGGCGTAGATTTTGATGGAGCAGGAGCTGGCACTTGTCTAATCTGGCATTTGCGCTATGAGGACGGACTGCAAGGTGCCGAGATGGGTCTGAACGCCAATGACCTTGTAGGGTGTTATGACCTGTCCAATCCTATAGAAGTGGTACGAAAAGAGAAAATGGTGGTCAATGCCGGTGAGCTTTCCGGTGGTCCTTTCTATTTCTGTGTGGACGGAATTGAGGATATGGTCTCGGGAATAACCATGGACGGTGATGCCGTGGGGACCAACAGTTCTTTTGTCATTACGGATGATACAGGGAAGATATTAGGACTTCCGCCAACTATGGAAGCTCTGGAAGGTGTAAACTTTGATGGAGCTGGAGCGGGCACATGCCTGATATGGTACCTGAAGTACGAAGACGGACTGGAAGGCGCGGAAATGGGTCTGAACGCCCATAATTTAAAAGGGAATTTCGATTTATCCAATTCAATTATGGTCGTCCGCACGGAAACCGATGCAGGTACATTAACAGGAGGCCCATTCGAGTTTTATGTAGACGGTACTCCGGATATGGTGAGTGGAATCGCCGTTACGGGAAAACGTTCAGGCAAGAACAGCACATTTGTCATTACCGATGAAGCCGGGAAGATATTGGGAATACCGCCATCCATGGGCGCAGTTGAAGGCGTGGATTTTGATGGAGCGGGAGCTGGCACTTGTTTGATCTGGCATTTGCGCTATGAGGACGGACTGCAAGGCGCCGAGATGGGTCTGAACGCCAATGACCTTGTAGGGTGTTATGACCTGTCCAATCCAATAGAAGTGGTACGAAAAGAGAAAATGGTGGTCAATGCCGGCGAGCTTTCCGGTGGTCCTTTCTATTTCTGTGTGGACGGAATTGAGGATATGGTCTCGGGAATAACCATGGACGGTGATGCCGTGGGGACCAACAGCTCTTTTGTCATTACGGATGATACAGGGAAGATATTAGGGCTTCCGCCAACTATAGAAGCTTTGGAAGGTGTAAACTTTGATGGAGCGGGAGCGGGCACATGCCTGATATGGTACCTGAAGTACGAAGACGGACTGGAAGGCGCGGAAATGGGAATGAACGCCCATGATTTAAAAGGGAATTTCGATCTATCCAATTCAATTATGGTCGTCCGCACGGAAACCGATGCGGGTACATTAACAGGAGGCCCATTCGAGTTTTATGTAGACGGTACTCCGGATATGGTCAGCGGAATCGCCGTTACGGGAAAACGTTCAGGCAAGAACAGCACATTTGTCATTACCGATGAAGCCGGGAAGATATTGGGAATACCGCCATCCATGGCCGCAGTTGAAGGCGTGGATTTTGATGGAGCGGGAGCTGGCACTTGTTTGATCTGGCATTTGCGCTATGAGGACGGACTGCAAGGCGCCGAGATGGGTCTGAACACCAATGACCTTGTAGGGTGTTATGACCTGTCCAATCCTATAGAAGTAGTCCGCAAGGAGATTCCGGTTACAGAAACGACTTCAAAAGCTTACCCAATACCAGCTTCCGATGTTTTAACTGTTTCCTTACCCGAATTTACTGCACCAAACGTCGCAGTTTCATTATTTGATGTTGCAGGCAATCCTGTAAAAACTGAAATGAGTTCGGTAGAGGATAAACAAATTGCTCTCAATGTGCAATCGGTGCCAGGAGGTTTATATCTTCTGCGAATTAGCCAGCCAAATGGTAAAACAATTACAAAAAAGATTGTAATAAAATAA
- the epsC gene encoding serine O-acetyltransferase EpsC has translation MDHTSIIDKINRHKKQPNLRYKLKEKVEEFTNLLFYTLFDIDTPVEKNLDKLEQLFDDVVDLACWDTNKPCKKVWENYVEKLPNILQRLNLDAEATVNCDPASLSVEEVYMAYPGFYAIAIYRLAHELYSEGFPLVPRLMTEYAHRQTGVDINPGADIGNSFHIDHGTGVVIGETAIIKDHVKIYQGVTLGGLYVAKHLQSTKRHPTIENNVTIYANATILGGETVIGENSIIGGNAWLTASVPPNSTVFHTPEIKIKTLPHVS, from the coding sequence ATGGACCATACTTCAATCATAGACAAAATTAACAGGCACAAAAAACAGCCTAACTTAAGATACAAGCTTAAAGAAAAAGTTGAAGAGTTTACCAATTTACTTTTTTATACACTTTTTGACATTGATACGCCTGTAGAGAAGAATTTAGACAAACTAGAACAGCTTTTTGATGATGTAGTTGATCTAGCGTGTTGGGATACTAATAAGCCGTGTAAAAAGGTTTGGGAAAATTACGTAGAAAAACTCCCCAACATATTGCAACGTCTAAACTTGGATGCAGAAGCTACGGTAAACTGTGATCCAGCATCATTGTCCGTAGAAGAAGTATATATGGCCTATCCTGGATTTTATGCCATTGCCATTTACCGTTTGGCACATGAGCTTTATTCAGAAGGTTTTCCTCTAGTTCCTAGATTAATGACGGAATATGCGCATAGGCAAACCGGTGTGGATATAAACCCCGGAGCTGACATTGGAAATTCATTTCATATCGATCACGGAACAGGGGTTGTTATTGGTGAGACTGCCATTATCAAAGACCATGTAAAAATATACCAAGGGGTTACTTTGGGAGGACTTTATGTGGCCAAACATTTGCAGAGTACCAAACGGCACCCTACTATTGAAAATAACGTAACTATTTACGCAAACGCTACAATACTGGGAGGAGAAACAGTAATTGGAGAAAACTCCATTATTGGGGGTAATGCTTGGCTAACAGCATCTGTGCCCCCAAATTCAACAGTTTTTCACACACCTGAAATTAAAATAAAAACACTTCCCCATGTCTCATAG
- a CDS encoding alpha/beta hydrolase: MRRLKKWGLILFVLYVLIAVLAYTYQERLVFFPSTMPQNHTYDFCQDFEELNFTTSDGARLNAVHIKQDSAKGVILYFHGNSGNISHLIHVANLFSAKGYESILVDYRSYGKSTGKLSEQALYDDAQLFYNYANKLYNEDEILLYGRSFGTGIATWLASENHPEKLILESPFYSAVALGKHRFPFLPIDWLSNFRFPSNEYIKEVECPIFIFHGKEDVVIPYESAEKLYAAIPGSNKKLFTIKEGGHNYLQDFKVFKEGMSKALD; encoded by the coding sequence ATGCGCAGATTGAAGAAGTGGGGATTGATACTTTTTGTTTTATATGTATTGATTGCCGTTCTAGCTTACACTTACCAAGAACGTTTGGTGTTTTTCCCGTCAACCATGCCCCAAAATCACACCTACGATTTTTGTCAGGATTTTGAGGAGCTTAACTTTACTACAAGTGATGGTGCTCGTTTAAACGCAGTCCATATCAAACAAGACAGTGCCAAGGGGGTTATTTTATATTTTCATGGCAACTCCGGAAACATTTCACATTTAATACATGTAGCGAATCTTTTCTCGGCAAAGGGTTATGAATCTATTCTTGTGGATTATAGGTCTTACGGAAAAAGTACGGGCAAGCTAAGTGAACAGGCATTGTATGATGATGCGCAACTTTTTTACAACTATGCTAATAAACTGTATAATGAAGATGAAATCTTGCTCTACGGACGGTCTTTTGGTACGGGAATAGCTACTTGGTTGGCTTCGGAGAACCACCCGGAAAAATTGATTTTAGAATCTCCCTTTTATAGTGCGGTAGCATTGGGCAAGCATCGGTTCCCATTTTTGCCAATTGACTGGCTGTCTAATTTCAGATTTCCATCCAACGAGTATATAAAGGAAGTGGAATGCCCTATTTTCATTTTCCATGGAAAAGAAGACGTGGTCATACCATATGAATCCGCAGAAAAACTCTACGCGGCCATTCCCGGTAGCAATAAAAAACTCTTCACCATCAAAGAAGGCGGGCATAACTATCTTCAAGACTTTAAGGTCTTTAAAGAAGGGATGAGCAAAGCCTTAGACTAA
- the cysM gene encoding cysteine synthase CysM, producing the protein MSHSILDLIGNTPLVESKVLNKNPNVKLFFKMEGHNPGGSVKDRAAYNMIKNGLDRGDFDKNSKLIEATSGNTGIALAMIAGIFGLDIELVMPEKSTIERVQTMRAYGAKVTLTPSDVGIEGARDYAEAKVKNEGYVMMNQFSNDDNWKAHYQSTGPEIWRDTDEKITHFVSAMGTTGTIMGTSTYLKEKNEAIQIVGVQPTDDSSIAGIRKWPKEYLPKIFNPKKVDHTIEVSQDEAKAMAKRLAKEEGIFSGMSSGGAAAAALRLADTLESGTIVSIICDRGDRYLSSDLFD; encoded by the coding sequence ATGTCTCATAGTATTTTGGACCTAATCGGTAATACTCCTTTGGTAGAATCGAAAGTATTGAACAAAAACCCTAATGTAAAGCTCTTTTTTAAAATGGAAGGGCATAATCCCGGCGGAAGCGTAAAAGATCGTGCTGCCTACAATATGATCAAGAACGGTCTTGATAGAGGGGATTTTGACAAGAATTCTAAACTCATTGAAGCCACCAGTGGAAATACTGGTATTGCATTAGCTATGATCGCTGGTATTTTTGGTCTGGATATAGAATTAGTAATGCCAGAAAAAAGTACCATTGAACGTGTACAAACCATGCGTGCGTATGGCGCAAAGGTTACCCTTACCCCTTCTGATGTGGGGATTGAAGGTGCTAGGGATTATGCCGAAGCTAAAGTAAAGAATGAAGGATATGTAATGATGAACCAGTTTTCTAATGACGATAACTGGAAAGCGCATTACCAATCTACAGGGCCGGAAATCTGGAGAGATACCGATGAAAAAATCACGCATTTTGTTTCTGCTATGGGTACAACGGGAACGATAATGGGTACTTCAACTTATTTGAAAGAAAAAAATGAAGCCATTCAAATTGTTGGGGTGCAACCTACCGATGATTCCAGTATTGCAGGAATTCGAAAATGGCCAAAAGAATATCTTCCCAAGATTTTTAATCCTAAAAAAGTAGACCATACTATAGAGGTAAGTCAAGACGAAGCCAAAGCAATGGCTAAAAGGCTTGCCAAAGAAGAAGGTATATTTTCGGGAATGAGTAGCGGCGGCGCAGCAGCAGCAGCTTTACGACTAGCAGATACACTAGAAAGTGGAACTATAGTTTCCATCATTTGCGACAGAGGAGACCGATATTTGTCTTCTGATTTATTCGATTAA
- a CDS encoding glyoxalase gives MSDRSHNLLSIRPEIPSAKITDNMSENERFQNLTFRPILKLQNFMFIAVFKNYIVKHKNSFYELSLEKRFEFIENAIQKDIKFRNSLKGIVIGHFTVEEYEIYIKNSSALNKRMMNMVIDRLKDQVQLFEEPVLL, from the coding sequence ATGAGCGATCGATCTCACAATCTCTTAAGTATTCGTCCTGAAATTCCTTCTGCAAAAATTACTGATAATATGAGCGAAAATGAAAGGTTTCAAAACCTAACCTTTCGCCCTATTCTAAAGCTTCAGAATTTCATGTTCATTGCCGTTTTTAAGAATTATATAGTTAAACATAAAAACAGTTTTTATGAGCTTTCGCTTGAAAAACGTTTTGAGTTTATAGAGAATGCCATACAAAAGGACATTAAGTTCCGTAATTCCCTAAAAGGTATTGTAATTGGCCATTTTACCGTAGAAGAATACGAAATCTACATTAAAAACTCTTCTGCACTGAACAAGCGCATGATGAACATGGTTATAGACCGCTTAAAGGACCAAGTCCAGCTTTTTGAAGAACCTGTATTACTCTAA